From a region of the bacterium genome:
- a CDS encoding FlgD immunoglobulin-like domain containing protein, with protein AELEVYDLSGRRVATLCSGAAEAGEREVVWNLAGDDGSAVPPGVYIYRLRTAGDVAARRLVVAR; from the coding sequence GGCCGAGCTGGAGGTATACGATTTGAGCGGCCGGCGGGTGGCGACGCTGTGCTCGGGCGCGGCGGAGGCCGGCGAGCGCGAGGTGGTGTGGAACCTGGCGGGCGACGACGGCTCCGCGGTGCCGCCCGGGGTGTACATCTACCGCTTGCGGACGGCCGGCGACGTCGCCGCGCGGCGGCTGGTCGTGGCCCGGTAG